One region of Natronorubrum aibiense genomic DNA includes:
- a CDS encoding IclR family transcriptional regulator, translated as MRETNDEGPRQLETVARACDVIDALEKLDGAGVTELADYLDISKSSAYSYLSTLRTKRFVVKDDDTYRLSLEFLYLGKTIRHRHVLFEHGKQQVDRLAEETGEYVHLMCEQHGLERNIYKVAGENAVGDAYHTTKERKADFLHFTSTGKAVLAYLPDARVDEIIDEYGLVQKTENTITDRDTLFEEIQTIRERGYAVNDEEEVTGIRAVGAPTRDANGTILGAISVSGPTSRLNGDRYYETLPEKVMESANVTEASINMSNASRSL; from the coding sequence ATGCGCGAGACAAACGATGAGGGCCCGCGGCAGCTCGAAACCGTCGCTCGGGCGTGTGACGTCATCGACGCACTCGAAAAACTCGACGGCGCTGGTGTGACGGAGCTGGCCGACTACCTCGACATCTCGAAGAGTTCGGCGTACTCGTATCTCTCGACGCTTCGGACGAAGCGCTTCGTCGTGAAAGACGACGACACGTACCGACTCAGCCTCGAGTTTCTGTACCTCGGAAAGACGATTCGGCACCGACACGTGCTGTTCGAACACGGCAAACAGCAGGTCGATCGATTGGCCGAGGAAACCGGGGAGTACGTCCACCTCATGTGCGAACAACACGGCCTCGAGCGGAATATCTACAAGGTCGCAGGTGAGAACGCCGTCGGCGACGCCTATCACACGACCAAAGAGCGAAAGGCCGATTTCCTCCACTTTACGTCGACTGGTAAAGCAGTTCTCGCCTACCTCCCGGACGCTCGAGTCGACGAGATCATCGACGAGTACGGCCTCGTGCAAAAGACCGAGAACACGATCACCGACCGCGATACCCTCTTCGAGGAGATTCAGACCATCCGAGAACGTGGCTACGCGGTGAACGACGAAGAGGAAGTTACGGGAATCCGAGCCGTCGGTGCACCGACCCGCGACGCGAACGGGACGATTCTCGGTGCGATCAGCGTCTCTGGACCGACGAGTCGACTCAACGGCGATCGATACTATGAGACGCTTCCGGAGAAAGTCATGGAGAGTGCGAACGTCACCGAGGCGAGCATCAACATGTCCAACGCGAGTCGGTCGCTCTGA
- a CDS encoding M20 family metallo-hydrolase, with translation MHVSKGRLRREIEANAQFGALSDVDGHGRTTLTGTDANRRARERFVDRLEQAGLDVRIDAVGNIVGRWVPEGIDPAAAPVATGSHLDSVPVGGIFDGPLGVYGGLEAVRAIQESDRTPERPIDVVCFTEEEGQRFGNGLLGSSVATGKRSVDDALAFEADDGTTLEDALDEIGFRGEGRIDAAKWDAWLELHPEQGTRLEEEDAAVGIVTNVTGITHCYLEVDGEADHAGSTPMPGRVDALAAASEVVLDVEEAANRLVDDESASAVGTVGKAVVEPNATNVIPGRVRLGIDIRDVSADSISTLVSALEESARQVERERDVATTVSRPYDVPPVPMADRCREALLEAGDVTDVRTSLMHSGAAHDTMNIASVTDAGLLFAPSRDGISHNPREWTEWADCAAATTVLAEGLARLADA, from the coding sequence ATGCATGTCTCCAAGGGGAGGCTTCGGCGAGAGATCGAAGCTAACGCGCAGTTTGGCGCACTGTCCGACGTGGACGGCCACGGACGAACGACACTCACCGGCACGGACGCGAACCGGCGTGCTCGAGAACGGTTCGTCGATCGACTCGAGCAGGCGGGGCTCGACGTTCGGATCGACGCGGTCGGAAACATCGTCGGCCGGTGGGTACCGGAGGGGATCGATCCGGCCGCCGCGCCGGTCGCGACCGGCAGCCACCTAGACTCGGTCCCGGTCGGTGGAATCTTCGACGGGCCGCTCGGCGTCTACGGCGGCCTCGAGGCGGTCCGTGCGATACAGGAGTCCGATCGAACGCCGGAACGGCCGATCGACGTCGTCTGTTTCACCGAAGAGGAGGGCCAACGGTTCGGCAACGGACTGCTCGGCTCGTCCGTCGCCACCGGCAAGCGGTCGGTCGACGACGCGCTGGCGTTCGAAGCCGACGACGGAACGACCCTCGAGGACGCCCTCGACGAGATCGGCTTTCGCGGCGAAGGCCGAATCGACGCCGCCAAGTGGGACGCTTGGCTCGAGTTGCATCCCGAACAGGGAACGCGTCTCGAGGAGGAGGACGCAGCCGTGGGCATCGTCACGAACGTCACGGGGATCACCCACTGCTACCTCGAGGTCGACGGCGAAGCGGACCACGCGGGATCGACGCCGATGCCCGGTCGCGTGGATGCCCTCGCTGCAGCGAGCGAAGTCGTTCTGGACGTCGAGGAAGCCGCAAACCGGCTCGTCGACGACGAATCCGCGTCCGCCGTCGGCACGGTCGGAAAAGCCGTCGTGGAGCCGAACGCGACGAACGTCATCCCGGGACGGGTCCGACTCGGGATCGACATTCGAGACGTGTCGGCGGATTCGATTTCGACGCTCGTCAGTGCGCTCGAGGAGAGCGCCCGGCAGGTCGAACGGGAGCGAGACGTCGCGACGACTGTGTCGCGACCGTACGACGTGCCGCCGGTTCCCATGGCCGACCGCTGTCGAGAGGCGCTGCTCGAGGCCGGGGACGTGACCGACGTGCGAACGTCGCTCATGCACTCGGGAGCAGCCCACGACACGATGAACATCGCCAGCGTCACCGACGCGGGACTGCTGTTCGCGCCGTCTCGAGACGGAATCTCACACAATCCACGGGAGTGGACCGAGTGGGCCGACTGTGCTGCAGCGACCACCGTTCTCGCGGAAGGGCTTGCACGTCTCGCCGACGCATAA
- a CDS encoding ABC transporter substrate-binding protein — protein sequence MGDTDNPTDTPSSDGPSRRLFMKAAAAGVPIALAGCAGDVDDIETDGELLWGGSVPVQSLDPHFESAAATARVLENITQGLVRINWDYELEPALAESWEYSEDNTEISFSLREGVSFHDGSEFTSEDVLASFERIDEREGLAADYMSQVDSMDAPDDYTFEMVLTEPFAPLLSRMATSHMHILPAEQAEQEQGAFSEPIGTGPFQFESMEIDSEFVMVKYDDYWDDDLPYLNRVTKTEIPDDDNRLNTFRSGELDFINDVPPRHAESLEEDPDVDFIERFPKSLVYLGVNCTEEPFDSRDARLALEYAIDKEEVMEAALYGQGQVATSPAAPDSEWEHPDLEPRPRDLEKAQEHLEAAGYPDGFEASFKIPQQYNDQVTAAQVIESQASEVGIDLDIQMITWSNWLSDVYTDQEFQATTSSYLGLWFPDAGFHRPLHSEGAFFFTGWEDAEYDDLIDSARQSYDIEERAPIYHEAAELLKERRSGHILLYWMPTLMARTPSVTGEIMSPDGSTFRFDEVQFE from the coding sequence ATGGGAGATACTGACAACCCAACCGATACGCCGTCTTCAGACGGTCCGAGCCGCCGGCTTTTCATGAAGGCCGCTGCGGCAGGCGTGCCGATCGCACTCGCAGGCTGTGCCGGCGACGTCGATGACATCGAGACGGACGGAGAGTTGCTGTGGGGTGGCAGCGTTCCGGTGCAGAGTCTCGATCCACACTTCGAAAGTGCCGCCGCAACCGCTCGCGTTCTCGAGAACATCACCCAGGGCCTCGTCAGAATCAACTGGGACTACGAACTCGAGCCGGCGCTGGCGGAATCCTGGGAGTACTCCGAGGACAACACGGAGATTTCGTTCTCGCTTCGCGAGGGCGTGTCGTTCCACGACGGGTCGGAGTTTACGTCCGAGGACGTGCTGGCCTCGTTCGAGCGCATCGACGAACGCGAGGGGCTCGCAGCCGATTACATGTCGCAAGTCGACTCGATGGACGCACCGGACGACTACACATTCGAGATGGTGCTGACCGAACCGTTCGCGCCGCTGCTGTCGCGAATGGCGACGTCGCACATGCACATCCTCCCCGCAGAACAAGCCGAACAGGAACAGGGCGCGTTCAGCGAGCCGATCGGGACCGGCCCGTTCCAGTTCGAGAGCATGGAGATCGACTCCGAGTTCGTCATGGTCAAATACGACGACTACTGGGACGACGACCTCCCGTATCTCAACCGCGTCACCAAAACCGAGATTCCAGACGACGACAACCGACTCAACACGTTCCGCTCCGGCGAACTGGATTTCATCAACGACGTGCCGCCGCGACACGCCGAGAGCCTCGAGGAGGATCCGGACGTCGACTTCATCGAGCGATTCCCGAAATCGCTCGTCTACCTCGGCGTCAACTGCACCGAAGAGCCGTTCGACAGCCGCGACGCTCGACTCGCACTCGAGTACGCGATCGACAAGGAAGAAGTCATGGAGGCCGCGCTGTACGGGCAGGGACAGGTCGCGACGAGTCCCGCCGCACCGGACAGCGAATGGGAACATCCCGACCTCGAGCCGCGACCACGTGACCTCGAGAAGGCCCAGGAACACCTGGAAGCGGCGGGCTACCCGGACGGCTTCGAGGCGTCGTTCAAGATCCCCCAACAGTACAACGATCAGGTCACCGCCGCACAGGTGATCGAATCCCAGGCGTCGGAGGTCGGGATCGACCTCGACATCCAGATGATCACGTGGAGTAACTGGCTCAGCGACGTCTACACGGACCAGGAGTTCCAGGCAACCACCAGTTCGTACCTGGGACTCTGGTTCCCCGACGCCGGGTTCCACCGCCCACTGCACTCCGAGGGTGCGTTCTTCTTTACCGGCTGGGAAGACGCAGAATACGACGACCTCATCGATAGCGCCCGACAGAGCTACGATATCGAGGAACGAGCCCCAATCTACCACGAGGCCGCCGAACTCCTCAAAGAGCGTCGGTCGGGCCACATCTTGCTGTACTGGATGCCAACACTGATGGCTCGTACGCCCAGCGTGACGGGCGAGATCATGTCACCCGACGGCTCGACGTTCAGGTTCGACGAAGTCCAGTTCGAATAA
- a CDS encoding ABC transporter permease has translation MAFVNYLLKRFGFMLVTLFLVTLITFGLTNILPGNVALLILGPNATEASIAQLEAQLGLDQPLYVQYLEWVAGLVSGDMGMSLRYNVPVFDLIALRLPRSLLLAVTATAISVTLSIPLGIIAAVKKNTPADLTASMVAFVGLSLPIFLWGLVFIYVFALTLGGFPTRGYVSPMADPVASIHHLILPASAMGVALTAYIMRMTRSSMIDELSEDYVEFARSKGLSERAVVLRHALKNAAIPVITVVAFQFSYAFGGVVVLEEVFSWPGIGQLTLTAIENRDIPLLQGCIIVIALIYMLSNFLADTFYAYVDPRIRYGGSE, from the coding sequence ATGGCGTTCGTTAATTACCTGCTCAAGCGGTTCGGCTTCATGCTCGTCACGCTGTTCTTAGTGACGCTCATCACGTTCGGCCTCACGAATATTTTGCCGGGCAACGTGGCGCTGTTGATTCTCGGACCCAACGCGACTGAGGCATCGATCGCACAGCTCGAGGCACAGCTCGGACTCGATCAACCGCTGTACGTTCAGTACCTGGAGTGGGTCGCCGGGCTGGTCAGCGGCGACATGGGGATGTCCCTCCGATACAACGTCCCCGTCTTCGACCTGATCGCGCTGCGGCTGCCACGGTCGCTGTTGCTCGCCGTCACGGCGACGGCCATTTCGGTGACCCTCTCGATCCCCCTCGGGATCATTGCGGCAGTGAAAAAGAACACGCCAGCGGATCTCACGGCCTCGATGGTCGCGTTCGTCGGCCTCTCGCTGCCGATCTTCCTGTGGGGGCTCGTGTTCATCTACGTGTTCGCACTCACGCTCGGTGGGTTCCCGACCCGTGGGTACGTCTCACCGATGGCCGACCCGGTCGCGTCGATCCACCACCTCATTCTGCCCGCCAGTGCGATGGGGGTCGCGCTGACGGCCTACATTATGCGAATGACACGCTCGAGTATGATCGACGAACTGAGCGAAGACTACGTCGAGTTCGCCCGGTCGAAGGGACTGAGCGAGCGCGCGGTCGTCCTTCGTCACGCGCTGAAAAACGCCGCGATCCCCGTGATCACGGTGGTCGCGTTCCAGTTTAGCTACGCCTTCGGCGGCGTCGTCGTCCTCGAGGAAGTGTTCTCCTGGCCGGGCATCGGACAACTGACGCTGACAGCGATCGAGAACCGTGACATCCCGCTGTTGCAGGGCTGTATCATCGTTATCGCGCTCATATACATGCTTTCGAACTTTCTCGCGGACACGTTCTACGCGTATGTCGATCCGCGAATCCGCTACGGAGGGTCCGAATAA
- a CDS encoding ABC transporter permease, which translates to MSTNRFRLTDERKAHYGRFIRQFRNNQKAMIGLGIIVVLFFVAIFAQKITVPYIDVTIQPFSFVPHDPEATNVQNREQGPSMEHLMGTDNLGRDIFSRVLAGARISVLVGFTSISIAMIFGTTIGIVAGYYQGLVDEGLMRAMDAMMSFPPILLALTIVAVMEPNLFNLILALAFVYTPFIARVARSAALSVRNESFVEAAVARGESDTYIIFREVLPNCVGPLLVQGSINIAFTMLLEASLSFLGLGVQPPTSSWGLMINQGWAFMGDAPWLVFFPALAIAIAVIGFNLLGDGLRDVLDPKGEIIE; encoded by the coding sequence ATGTCGACGAACCGGTTCCGGCTAACGGACGAACGCAAGGCCCACTACGGGCGATTCATCCGCCAGTTCCGCAACAACCAGAAGGCGATGATCGGGCTCGGCATAATCGTCGTGCTCTTTTTCGTGGCCATCTTCGCACAGAAGATTACTGTTCCGTACATCGATGTGACGATACAGCCGTTCTCGTTCGTGCCACACGATCCCGAGGCCACAAACGTCCAGAATCGAGAACAGGGCCCATCGATGGAGCATCTGATGGGGACCGACAATCTCGGTCGTGACATCTTCAGTCGCGTCCTTGCGGGAGCACGAATCTCGGTGTTGGTCGGCTTCACGTCGATCAGCATCGCGATGATCTTCGGGACGACGATCGGCATCGTCGCTGGCTACTATCAGGGACTGGTTGACGAGGGATTGATGCGGGCGATGGACGCGATGATGTCGTTCCCGCCAATCCTGCTCGCGCTGACGATTGTCGCCGTGATGGAACCGAATCTATTCAACCTGATCCTCGCGCTGGCGTTCGTCTACACGCCGTTTATCGCCAGGGTCGCGCGGAGCGCCGCACTCTCCGTTCGCAACGAATCGTTCGTCGAAGCAGCCGTCGCTCGCGGTGAGAGCGACACCTACATCATCTTCAGAGAGGTGTTGCCCAACTGCGTCGGCCCGTTGCTCGTGCAGGGGTCGATCAACATCGCGTTCACGATGTTGCTGGAAGCGAGCCTCTCGTTTCTCGGCCTCGGCGTCCAACCGCCGACGTCGTCGTGGGGGCTGATGATCAATCAGGGATGGGCGTTCATGGGCGATGCCCCGTGGCTCGTCTTCTTCCCTGCACTCGCGATCGCAATCGCAGTGATCGGCTTCAACTTACTCGGCGACGGCCTCCGTGACGTCCTCGACCCGAAGGGGGAGATCATCGAATGA
- a CDS encoding dipeptide ABC transporter ATP-binding protein: protein MTTNATTDPLLAVESLRTQFKTENGTVTAVNDVSFTLERGEVMGIVGESGAGKSVTAKSIMRLIDYPGEIASGSVIFDGEDLLELSEKEMQRVRGNKIALIPQDPMTSLNPVLTVGQQITETIQLHQDVSEDEAREIAIEAMGEVEIPDPESRIDEYPHEFSGGMRQRVLIAIGLACEPDLIIADEPTTALDVTTQAKILELLNDLRETHNVSILMITHNLGVVAQTCDRVGVMYAGNLIETGPVEAIFDRPRHPYTRTLIDAIPEVGADRNRLYALGGSMPDLQSLPDGCNFADRCPHATDDCHSGGDPALEAVPDAPAGSHAACFRTAELDLSEPGTETVGERRHRTQSTEPLLEVTNLKKYFSAGDGLLGNLSLARTDGGGLTLERRYVKAVDGVSFSINRGETVGLVGESGCGKSTVARTVMQLLEPTDGEVYFDGHPLHELGKSDIRSLRQEMQIIFQDPKSSLNPRKTVGQIIGRGMGKHNIATGDEKRERIEELLERVGLAASDIDKYPHQFSGGQQQRIAIANALAVEPDLIVCDEPVSALDVSVQAQILNLLDDIQDEFDLSYLFISHNISVVQHICDRVAVMYLGKIAEFGSVEQVFEPPYHPYTESLLSAVPHANPNRETKRILLEGTVPSPMNPPSGCPFHTRCPKKFGGECERDEPHAKPVDGDDDHTIACHLSEAEMSEPLTHQQSDAEVKQP from the coding sequence ATGACCACCAACGCTACGACCGACCCACTGCTCGCAGTCGAATCGCTTCGCACACAGTTCAAGACCGAAAACGGCACCGTCACCGCGGTCAACGACGTCTCGTTCACCCTCGAGCGAGGCGAAGTGATGGGAATCGTCGGCGAGTCCGGGGCCGGGAAAAGCGTGACCGCGAAGTCGATCATGCGCCTCATCGACTACCCGGGTGAGATCGCCTCGGGCTCGGTCATCTTCGACGGCGAGGACCTCCTCGAACTCTCCGAAAAAGAGATGCAGCGCGTCCGTGGGAACAAGATTGCGCTGATCCCACAGGATCCGATGACCTCGCTCAATCCCGTGCTCACGGTCGGCCAACAGATCACCGAGACGATCCAACTCCATCAGGACGTCAGCGAGGACGAGGCTCGCGAAATCGCGATCGAGGCGATGGGCGAGGTCGAGATTCCGGACCCCGAATCGCGCATCGACGAGTACCCACACGAGTTCTCCGGTGGGATGCGCCAGCGCGTGCTCATCGCGATCGGCCTCGCCTGTGAGCCGGATCTCATCATCGCCGACGAGCCGACGACGGCACTTGACGTGACGACACAGGCGAAGATCCTCGAGTTGCTCAACGACCTCCGCGAGACGCACAACGTCTCGATTCTGATGATCACGCACAATCTCGGCGTCGTCGCCCAGACCTGCGACCGCGTCGGGGTCATGTACGCCGGGAATCTCATCGAGACGGGGCCGGTCGAAGCCATCTTCGACCGGCCGAGACATCCCTACACCCGGACGCTCATCGACGCGATTCCGGAAGTCGGCGCGGACCGAAATCGACTCTACGCCCTCGGTGGATCGATGCCCGATCTGCAGTCGCTACCTGATGGCTGTAACTTCGCCGACCGCTGTCCGCACGCGACCGATGACTGTCACTCCGGCGGCGATCCGGCGCTCGAGGCCGTGCCGGACGCCCCGGCGGGGTCGCACGCGGCGTGTTTCCGGACGGCCGAACTCGATCTCTCGGAACCCGGCACCGAAACGGTCGGCGAACGCCGCCACCGCACGCAATCGACGGAGCCGCTGCTCGAGGTCACCAACCTCAAAAAGTACTTCTCGGCGGGTGACGGGCTGCTCGGCAACCTCTCGCTCGCCCGAACCGACGGGGGCGGACTGACGCTCGAGCGTCGATACGTCAAGGCAGTCGACGGTGTGAGCTTCAGTATCAACCGCGGCGAGACGGTCGGACTCGTCGGCGAGAGTGGCTGTGGCAAGTCGACCGTCGCCAGAACGGTTATGCAGCTGCTCGAGCCGACCGACGGCGAAGTGTACTTCGATGGCCATCCGCTCCACGAGCTCGGCAAGTCCGACATCCGCAGCCTCCGCCAGGAGATGCAGATCATCTTCCAGGATCCGAAGAGTTCGCTCAACCCGCGCAAAACCGTCGGCCAAATCATCGGCCGCGGGATGGGAAAACACAACATCGCGACCGGGGACGAAAAACGCGAGCGAATCGAGGAGTTGCTCGAGCGCGTCGGGCTGGCGGCGAGCGATATCGACAAGTATCCCCACCAGTTCTCGGGCGGGCAACAACAGCGGATCGCCATCGCGAACGCCCTCGCCGTCGAACCGGATCTCATCGTCTGTGACGAACCCGTCTCGGCGCTAGACGTGAGCGTGCAGGCCCAGATCCTCAACCTGCTCGACGACATCCAAGACGAGTTCGATCTCTCGTATCTGTTCATCTCGCACAACATCAGCGTCGTCCAGCACATCTGTGACCGCGTGGCCGTCATGTACCTCGGCAAGATCGCCGAGTTCGGTTCCGTCGAGCAGGTGTTCGAGCCCCCGTATCATCCGTACACGGAGAGCCTGCTCTCGGCCGTCCCCCACGCAAATCCGAACCGAGAGACGAAGCGGATTCTCCTCGAGGGCACAGTGCCCAGTCCGATGAATCCGCCTTCGGGCTGTCCGTTCCACACCCGCTGTCCGAAGAAGTTCGGCGGGGAGTGTGAACGGGACGAACCACACGCGAAACCGGTCGACGGGGACGACGACCACACGATCGCCTGTCACCTCTCCGAAGCGGAAATGTCAGAGCCACTCACCCACCAGCAGTCGGATGCAGAGGTCAAACAGCCGTGA
- a CDS encoding DUF1028 domain-containing protein — protein MTFSLCATVDGRHGAAVATKAIGVGSTAPFVCRHGAVCTQAMTNTPIGVRATRRLADGDPIDDAVAALLEDDPDAPLRQVHGVDHTGTTVAVTGDACETWAGDREGEGYTVAGNMLVDEGVLEAVADAFETSADRPLDERLLVALRAGEDTGGDKRREHAQSAALSVFDPDEPRLEHDLRVDEHDDAVTELERLHDIASTTGADWAERFPAVDIQRHPE, from the coding sequence GTGACGTTCTCGCTCTGTGCGACGGTCGACGGCCGCCACGGGGCCGCCGTCGCGACGAAAGCGATCGGCGTCGGATCGACGGCCCCGTTCGTCTGCCGCCACGGCGCGGTCTGTACGCAAGCCATGACGAACACCCCGATCGGCGTTCGGGCGACGCGCCGACTCGCCGACGGCGATCCGATCGACGACGCCGTCGCCGCGTTGCTCGAGGACGACCCAGACGCCCCGCTCCGGCAGGTCCACGGCGTCGACCACACGGGCACGACCGTCGCGGTGACGGGTGACGCGTGTGAGACGTGGGCCGGCGACCGCGAGGGCGAGGGGTACACCGTCGCGGGCAACATGCTCGTCGACGAGGGCGTCCTCGAGGCGGTCGCCGACGCCTTCGAGACCAGCGCCGATCGGCCACTCGACGAGCGACTCCTCGTCGCGCTTCGGGCCGGTGAGGACACAGGCGGCGACAAACGCCGTGAGCACGCACAGAGTGCCGCGCTGTCGGTGTTCGATCCGGACGAGCCGCGACTCGAGCACGACCTGCGCGTCGACGAACACGACGACGCCGTCACCGAACTCGAGCGTCTCCACGACATCGCGAGTACCACGGGTGCCGACTGGGCGGAGCGGTTCCCGGCGGTCGACATCCAGCGGCATCCAGAGTGA
- the mutS gene encoding DNA mismatch repair protein MutS, producing MTEATGIVGEFFSLKESTDADLLAMQCGDFYEFFGEDAETVSDELDLKVSQKSSHGSSYPMAGVPLADLTPYLKALVERGYRVAVADQYETDDGHAREIVRVVTPGTLLETTDADAQYLAAVVEGSGSDPYGLAFADVTTGRFLVTDAADADDALTELYRFDPVEVLPGPETRTDDDLLGLIRERIDAALTLHETESFAPKRAAHTVREQFGRETVDRLSVGEPALSAAGAILDYVEETGTGVLASMTRIQAHHGDDHVTLDATTQRNLEITETMHGDGDGSLFETIDHTETSAGGRRLKEWLQRPRRSLSVLERRQESVAALAGAPLVRDEIQDVLSEAYDLARLASKATHGSADARDLLSVQDTLGVLPDLAEAIDSNPELAASPLAAIVDQPDREAARDLRETLADALAEEPPSTVTQGGLFQYGYDEELDGLIERHDEVIEWLETLADREKRQHGLSHVTVDRNKTDGYYIQVGKSAADGVPDHYEQIKTLKNSKRFTTDELEDREREILRLEERRGDLEYELFEDLREEVAVHAELLQDVGRTLATVDALASLATHAAENRWVKPDLHGGDRLEIEQGRHPVVEQTTEFVPNDVQLDEERGFLVVTGPNMSGKSTYMRQVACIVLLAQVGSFVPAREAEIGLVDGIFTRVGALDELAQGRSTFMVEMSELSNILHTATEESLVILDEVGRGTATYDGISIAWAATEYLHNEVQAKTLFATHYHELTGLAENLPRVANVHVAADERDGDVTFLRTVRDGPTDRSYGIHVADLAGVPEPVVDRSRDVLERLREEKAIEAKGGASSEPVQAVFDVSSGQFRGPASADGGGSREDDESIDPETKAVLEELEGIDVNTTPPVELLSKVQEWQAQLRE from the coding sequence ATGACAGAGGCGACGGGGATCGTCGGGGAGTTCTTTTCGCTCAAAGAATCCACCGACGCCGACCTGCTGGCGATGCAGTGTGGTGACTTCTACGAGTTCTTCGGCGAGGACGCTGAGACCGTCAGCGACGAACTCGATCTCAAGGTCTCCCAGAAATCCTCACACGGCTCGTCGTACCCGATGGCCGGCGTTCCACTCGCTGATCTCACGCCGTATCTCAAGGCGCTGGTCGAACGCGGCTACCGGGTTGCCGTCGCCGACCAGTACGAGACCGACGACGGCCACGCACGCGAGATCGTCCGCGTCGTCACGCCCGGCACGCTCCTCGAGACGACCGACGCCGACGCCCAGTATCTCGCTGCGGTGGTCGAGGGCAGCGGCTCGGACCCCTACGGCCTCGCGTTCGCCGACGTAACGACCGGCCGGTTTCTGGTCACGGACGCCGCCGACGCTGACGACGCGCTGACGGAACTGTACCGGTTCGACCCGGTCGAAGTGTTACCCGGTCCGGAGACGCGAACCGACGACGACCTGCTGGGACTAATTCGCGAGCGCATCGACGCGGCGCTGACGCTCCACGAGACCGAGAGCTTCGCCCCGAAACGCGCGGCCCATACCGTTCGCGAGCAGTTCGGCCGGGAGACGGTCGATCGCCTCTCGGTCGGCGAGCCAGCGCTTTCGGCTGCCGGGGCGATTCTCGACTACGTCGAGGAGACGGGGACCGGCGTCCTCGCCTCCATGACCCGAATTCAGGCCCACCACGGCGACGACCACGTCACCCTCGACGCGACGACCCAGCGCAACCTCGAGATAACCGAGACGATGCACGGCGACGGCGACGGCTCGCTGTTCGAGACGATCGACCACACCGAGACCAGCGCCGGCGGCCGCCGTCTCAAAGAGTGGCTCCAGCGGCCCCGCCGTTCGCTTTCGGTCCTCGAGCGGCGACAGGAAAGCGTCGCGGCGCTGGCCGGCGCGCCGCTGGTTCGCGACGAGATACAAGACGTGCTGAGCGAGGCGTACGATCTAGCCCGGCTGGCCTCGAAGGCGACCCACGGCAGCGCGGACGCTCGTGATCTCCTCTCGGTGCAGGACACGCTCGGCGTCCTCCCCGACCTCGCCGAGGCCATCGACTCAAACCCCGAGCTGGCGGCCTCGCCGCTGGCTGCGATCGTCGACCAGCCCGACCGCGAGGCCGCTCGAGACCTTCGAGAGACGCTCGCAGACGCACTCGCCGAGGAACCACCCTCGACGGTGACACAGGGGGGACTCTTCCAGTACGGGTACGACGAGGAACTCGACGGACTCATCGAGCGCCACGATGAGGTCATCGAGTGGCTCGAGACGCTCGCAGACCGGGAGAAACGCCAGCACGGCCTTTCCCACGTCACGGTCGACCGGAACAAGACCGATGGCTACTACATTCAGGTCGGCAAATCCGCCGCCGACGGCGTCCCCGACCACTACGAGCAGATCAAGACGCTGAAAAACTCGAAACGGTTCACGACCGACGAACTCGAGGACAGAGAACGTGAGATCCTGCGTCTCGAGGAACGACGCGGCGACCTCGAGTACGAACTCTTCGAGGACCTCCGTGAGGAGGTCGCTGTCCACGCCGAACTGCTACAAGACGTCGGTCGGACGCTCGCGACCGTCGACGCGCTCGCGAGTCTGGCGACCCACGCGGCCGAAAACCGGTGGGTCAAGCCCGACTTGCACGGTGGGGATCGTCTCGAGATCGAGCAGGGTCGCCACCCGGTCGTCGAGCAGACGACGGAGTTCGTCCCGAACGACGTCCAACTCGACGAGGAGCGGGGCTTTCTGGTCGTCACCGGCCCCAATATGTCCGGGAAGTCGACGTACATGCGTCAGGTGGCCTGTATCGTCCTGCTCGCACAGGTCGGGAGTTTCGTCCCCGCCCGCGAGGCCGAGATCGGCCTCGTCGACGGCATCTTCACCCGCGTGGGCGCACTCGACGAACTCGCACAGGGTCGCTCGACGTTCATGGTCGAGATGAGCGAACTCTCGAACATTCTCCATACCGCGACCGAGGAGTCACTGGTCATCTTGGACGAGGTCGGCCGCGGGACCGCGACTTACGACGGGATCTCGATCGCGTGGGCCGCCACGGAGTATCTCCACAACGAAGTGCAGGCGAAGACGCTTTTCGCGACTCACTATCACGAACTCACCGGCCTCGCCGAAAATCTACCCCGCGTCGCCAACGTTCACGTCGCCGCGGACGAACGCGACGGCGACGTTACCTTCCTCCGGACGGTTCGGGACGGACCGACCGACCGTTCCTATGGCATTCACGTCGCCGACCTCGCCGGCGTGCCAGAGCCGGTCGTCGATCGCTCGAGGGACGTTCTCGAGCGCCTGCGCGAGGAGAAAGCCATCGAAGCGAAAGGTGGGGCCTCGAGCGAGCCCGTCCAGGCGGTGTTCGACGTCTCGAGCGGCCAGTTCCGCGGCCCGGCCAGCGCCGACGGCGGCGGGTCACGTGAAGACGACGAGTCGATCGATCCAGAAACGAAAGCAGTGCTCGAGGAGCTCGAGGGAATCGACGTCAACACGACACCGCCAGTCGAACTGCTATCGAAAGTTCAGGAGTGGCAGGCGCAACTGCGGGAGTAA